CTAGAAGAGATGACTAGGTCTAACCTGAATCTTCCACTTTACGATCTCATGGATAAAACCCCCAAGGATGTCATTCATATCACTGGTATGGTCAGCAAGAATGACAAGAAAACATCATGTCTGCGAAAACTGCGCGTGGTTTTTAAAGGAGTTGATGTTGTTACAGAGATGGATACAGCTGGTGGGGCTTGAGTTTTTATTACTCCCACCTACAAATTTAATTCTTCTACTTGGTCTAAACATTATTGTAAATGCTATAAGGAAGGCAAAAGGAATGTTTGGTACTTTTAAGTGTTGCTGCCAATCGGCAAatagttggattttttttttgggtgacCGAGTTTAAAAAACTGCTTGGCAGATGTATTTGCTATTTTGGCCAACCTTGTTATGAAACAGCTACAACTTTCAGTTCTTCCTATGTGCAATGAaattattaatagaaatacaTGTGAATTGGATTACAAAAGTTGGTATACTGGTTAAAGAATTTTCTATGGCTGGTTTTTCTGGTAGATTATCAAGTCTGAAATGTGAACTCGAAAACTCTAGATTGGGGTCCGATGCACTTCATGAAGCTGTTTCTTTCAGCTTGTTCATCCGACCCCTGTTAGGGATAGTATTCAAAGAGGCTGTCCCCCGCCCCCCCCCCCCTTTAATTCCATAAATCAAGTACACACAACAGGCGTGGCCGATTCCAAACCATCATTTTTCAAACCAAGGCAGTAAGGCAATGATATTGGAGGTCCTTTATAGTTGCAGTACATGTATATTCCATCTACAGAGTCATAGTCCAGATCAAGGAGTTGGTACTTACGACTAAATTTTCCTTCGTAATCATGAATAACAAACAGTGACAAGAGCAAGATGTTCAATCAAGATACTCAGCCTAACAAGATGTTCTACCAAGATGCTCAGCCTCGCCGCAAAGTTAACCAGTGTGTCAGTTTCCCTTCCAACCAGCAAGATGCAACTGGAAGAACATCTCtagaaagaaggaaaaacagATGGTACTCTCTCATTCACTCGCTTGCTTACTCAAAATTTATGTAATAATAATGAAATTGATGCATGTGTTGTTAGATTCGTCGCAGGTTCATCCAGACAAACGTTACAAGTGATCTAATTATAAACGTAGAAGAGAATATCTTTCACTTACATAAGGTGAGTGCAGTGCGCTAATGAACTCAAAACGGGTGCTAGATATTGTAATTTGTTTCGCGATGACTGAAACTTTAATCTCGGCTTTCTTTTGTTTAGGTGCCGATGGTTTCAAAAAGTGTATATATAAACAAATTGGTGTTTGAAGGAAGAAACGACGGAGGAAGAAATTCTGTTCTCAGCATCAACATAGAAAACCTTCCTGGTGGTAGTCTTATGCTTGAATTGATAATAAGATTTTGTTATGGTTTACCGATCAATCTTAATGTAACTAACGTTGCGCCACTCTACTGTGCGGCACATATCTTGGATATGAATGAAGATTTTGAACAAGGTAACTTGATTTCGAAAACAGAAACTTTCTTTAGCTTTATCATATTCTCTTCATGGAAACACACAATTCAGATTTTAAAGAGTTGCGAGACTATTCCTTCATTGCCTAAAGATTTGAAACTCGAGAAACGCTGTACTGAATCACTAGCTTGGAAGGCGAGTTTAGAAACTAAATCTATTTACAAAGTTGAGAATATGCACAATTCTGATACGACGAGATGTAAAGAAAATATGCCCGGAGGTTGTGACTCTATGGATACGGAAACATGGTGGTTTGAAGATGTATCCGTTCTTAGAGTCGATCATTTTGTTGGGTTGATAAATGCAGTTAAAAGGAAGAACATGAGATTCAAACTGGTTGGATCATGCATTGAATACTGGGCTTTGAAGAGGCTCCCGTCGATGGCGAAACACGGGTTTGGTTTAAAAGAAAAAGACGTTCAAAGAGTTACAATCCGAAGTTTGATTGAGATACTTCCTGTTGAGGAAAATTCAGTTTCTTGCAGCTTCTTACTCCACCTTCTGAAAGTTGGTTTAATACTCGATATCGATCCTGAATTAACAAGACAGGTGGAAAGTAGACTAGTTTTGATGCTAGAAAAATGTTGCACAGAAGATCTCACTGTAAGAAATTACAGTGATAACCAAGGCATTTACGATGTTGACATAGTCGTTAAGGTGGTGAAAGCTTATGAAACACATTACACGAGTAATTCAACATCTAGAATATATGTGGTTGCTTCACTTGTGGATGAATACCTAATGTCAGTTGTTGCTAAAGACGATCAGCTCTCAGTGAAGACTTTCCTGTCCCTCGTTGAAGCATTGCCTAAAAATGCACGTGTCTACGACGACAAACTCTACACTGCAATGGATATGTATCTCAAGGTATGGTTTAAATTTCACTTGCATTTTCGTTCTCAATCAATTTTCACTGGAAGAAAATATCTGAACTACCATGTCTCGTGTGTGGTTTGCAGTCACACCCTACATTGACAGAAGAGGAAAGAAGCGGTATTTGTAAATTCTTGCAGTATGATAAGTTATCAAAAGAAGCCAAAAATCATGCCATGAACAACGACCGGTTGCCGTTGAAAGTGACAATTAAATTTCTTCTTTTAGAACAGCTAAATATGACGTCGAATTTCGTAAGGACAAAATCTCAAGCTATTGCGAGAAGAGAATTAGCAAAAAGATGGGAGAAGGCACAAAAGGAGATTGCTTTTATGAAGGAtgagatggagaagatgaagatacaATTCAATGACTTGAAAAAATGTGGTGGAACCCTGAGGAACAAGATGGGATTGTACTTGGAATCTTTGTAACAATTGTTGGCTTTGTACTAGTAAATTAGTTTCTTTAAATTATATGCTTCTTTAAGGACTTAAAAGAGTATCTATAACAGCTTAAAAATGTTGTCCATACTAGAGAATAAATCGTGCCTCTGACCTGTCAAGTTTAGCTAATTTATCTTTGCAAAAATTCTGTAAATTACAATTTACCTCTATATAACGATCTATTTTGTTCAAAGGAAGATGACATAGAAGTAATTCCATATTTAAGTGCAATAGGCATAATATTATACTTAGCATAATATACTCGACTAAAAATTTCATTCTCGGTGAATTCTTAGCAGGATTTAGTTCAATGCCAATATaatgtcattggaatggtatgaaGAATGTGATTagatatctaaaaaaaaaactactgaCGTGGGTTTATTTTATCCCTATGAGGACTACAAAGGAAATTGCAACCTTTACAAGGAAACCCCAAATAATATTTTGCTTGGAACGCGCGATTGGCGAATAAAGGAAAAGGACAAAACctggatttaaatatcaaatcagggtcaccccttatctatgtATTTTACTTAATTCCTAAACTAATCAGGTTTAATGATTAATTATAATTAGTAAattcataagattatttgataaatgattagtgtgtatttttatttgtatttgggtgagtgaggtgagagtagaaggagggaaaatttttgagagggaactttttttggtggaaatggaggatgattgtgaagagagaatttctgctgaatctttagatcaactacaacaaggagcatatGTTGAATCTTCTGCTAATGACAACAACTTACAATTGCAATTATGTgtggaaccaacacccttggatcatgatttttatgagcatgaagtgcttcgtgaagaaccaacccaagagagtaaactagttcaacatacaagcactccaaatactcaggtaaaggtgccaatgtgttgaaaatttaatttttcttcttctttgaatccaccattgttgcagctgaaatagctcggtgccggcatggacgtagtatgaatacaatgccggcagTGCcattaccggcatggtattcatattaCGTCCATGTCGGCCaacaatatcccccattttgaaatgcaagccggcattgtattcaaccgaaaaaaccGTGTCGGtacaaaagttactttttacctaccatGGAATATTCTACGGAATATGCTACCGACATGGTTCAATTCTGACGTTACCATGCCGGCACCGCttaaaaaacatacagaaaacaGTGTCTTCCAAAGCTAAATATCGGCGTGGTTTTATAAATAAAAGACCACGTCGGCACAGCGTACCGGCATGGAACCATTGATCACGAGCATGCCGGCACCCTTATTTCCGGCATTGATTTCAAATGAAATTTCTATGCCGGAAGCGTTTCGAATTTGGTCTTCATTTTCGGCTTAGTTCGACCATGCCGGAACcttggtcgagcatgccggaagtGTGGTCCGTCatagtattttaatattttttgaaactaatttgttttcttttcatttgatccttaggttgtgacatatattgatccaacaaatgcaagaccgcttggtcgggatacgtcggaatactataaaatgcctctggtATGTTACGAAAGAATACTTTTCGcctagtatcttgaactttaataatggattgcttgtaatgaaccttatgatctcccattgttgtccttatgtagggaataaaatctccagaggaagcaattgcttgggcaaAAGAGACAGCTcgtaagaacatgtgtgtgttggtgaggaatatccAAGGTTCAAAGATCCGTTTTGAGATgatttgcgagagaagtgggggtatacaaggagaagaatagccacaagagaaaggcttatgtatatccaaagaagactaatagggtatacaagacttgTACGaggaaggtgttgatggtggtttttagtatagggtgAAAACTGTAAAAGTATGTCTACCTGACTCGGCATCAGAAGTCGTAGACCCTGATATATTTATATTccacaaggaatttgaagaatatatcaaaatctgatgagtgcctatgtctctcttcatattatattgaaactcaagctcctagatgaattgttcactagtatagagactaatgagtatttaagctcctagccgcattactcactaatgtcagAGCCTGCCGAGTACTTAttttatgctatgttccctagccgagctcttgatgttgacatgacatgacaattagtgttcgcaactaagtagcatgaatttcccgaaatgTCAGGATTGAGGTACGCATAGAAGTACTCAATTagaggcacgcaaagttatgctgccctctgaaatataattagtgattttgtatgaacgcacaaaattcaccagaaattgattgattttgtgccAGCCCACAAAATCCAATATTTCTAAACCTAATTTtactaatttacaaaaattaggtcttttttgcggcctgcgcaatatctcgaaccttattggtcgagaccaaacctaggtaagctaggaaattgatcccCCATGGACTactaggagcaaaatcctaccaaaagtagaaaacaagaaataaaagagaaaatgCGGCAAATAAAAGCAGCAGATAAAGGAAACGCGGCCACACCACTTGGATGGCCGGTTTGCCCTAGCAAGCACTACGCGTGGATGGCCGGCCGCGCCCCATGTTAATGCTTGCTGGTCCCTCttttcctaccgaccaatcagatcACTCCAAAAGCAccacacacacttttaaataaagttggaagttggttggtagACGCACCTAATTCCTCAAGGAATCTAATATAGGcttcccatgtcagtcttaaaacgatcacgaccgtaCGTTTTGGCCGGCCAATTTATCAAGTCTAGCCACCTCCTAACGTGGTCGGACAAGCACCATCAGGCACACTAGCGGGCCCACTAATTCTTAGGCCAATCGAAATCCTTCCCACTCGTAAGCGGAGCCACGAAACGATTACCCAAAGTGGGTTGGCCGCGTAAGTTACAAAATCCTAATTTATGCTAGCAGCAGTATATTCTGCCGCAAAACTATCTTGGCCGCCCAACTTCGCCAACCAAATTGACCGGTCTAaattcaatctcaatcaacggACAAGGTGCGGATACGCTCACCAGCGGCCCGGCTATTGTGTTGGCCGATCGAATAGCTCCCAACACGCGGCTAACACCAAAAACCGTTAGCCCCGaaataggttggccacacggctatTAAACCATAAATTGAATTAATGGCAGTATGTAactgccacaaatcatctcggccgtccaacttcgctagccgaatcaaccgacctagatctaattttaggggACCAATGAGATGTCGccgtgatcaccggccacccctcttCCACAAGGAACAATCGACCAAGCCGCGACCTGTCTATATGGCTCCTAAACGATCACCCAAAAATGGCTAGTCGCGCTGCCAATAGGAATTTTAATAAATTCATCAATCGCCATTAtatgccgcaaatcatctcggctgCTCAACTCCGctagccgaattgaccggcctagatcaaatcttaggcgaccaataagatgtcgtcGTGGTCGTCAACCGtcactctcctataaggaccgaTCGGCCTACCTTTGGCGCGCATAAATGGTTCCCAGCAGCTTCTCGAAAATGGTCGAtcgtgctccttttaagacattggGCTCCGCGACTAACTTAAACAAGCCTTACACAACGATGTTTCATAAGCATCGGTTATTTTAAGCCGCTTTCTTAAAAGCGATACATTATATGCACCGATTAAAAACGATGTTTTACAAATATCGagttcacaaataatttaattatttgacctaaaaaacattacatgctatttcttgcggcaagtctcatgacttgaatCCTAACATATGACCtcccgccgcctagcttgcgcgtgattggtcaaatagctaggtcttgcaagcaagactCACTCAACAACTTTCTacatattttccatgaaaatactcgagacatcatgtcacaaactgggggatgttcatcagggtattattCTGGCGGTCCAcatgcccattataagaaagtgtcaggaaaggcggatagTTAATGGctgcagagaagtagtgggtgtacacCAACCCGTCTTCCCTCATTGAAAGAcatggttttcaacattttccaaaatcccacttctccatcactcaactactcccacttcctatgagatcagggtgcgttcaactatgacttatataaataggttttcaacctattttaatCAATAACGGTTATcgacacaagtatccagaaaacaccaaagaactgataattTACATTATgtaagcaagttccacattctgatacaagtcataaaacaaccacaccttcagagttaaccattctgatctcaacaccttcttcgcttccctccctaagatcaaccattctccttcattttgtgaccgaagcaagagtggaatggccatttattggtttaggccagaattgtacaggttgatctcttgaatctaaagtaatcccatgcaatgcattgtttagggtttagattcgtttctcggcggcacacccaaatttaccatttccggcagaatcagtttttaccccaaaacaaatggataattgcccctttaagcttgtattccattTAAGAGACAAGAACAAGGAATATGATTGTACGGTGTGGTTCGGCCGTCACAACCACCCGGATCcggaagattttgttggtcactccatAGTtacgaagctaaaacctcatgaaatggaggatgtaaagagattgaccaaagcatgtatcaaaccaaaataaattccCAGGGGATTCAAGAAAAAGGATCGGACGAActgtcttctctaagtacaattcgttagagcactgctcggtcgaactcgcatgcgttgctatctcaagcatgtttttcaatgttagtgatcaaaactataagtcttgatttcaaatatacttatagctaagtctcggactaggatagaaagtgtagttgagctctagactccatggcgatcatcatacaaagactaagaactactcaagaaactggtggaacttcatcggctaaaaggtatgtggagacttgaacttatctatcactcaaaattctatctactctatctcctatcttgagacaaaagtcgtattgctatatagactatgattatacacatttgctatttcgagccgagtttatctcgcgtatctatttctcgaaatatgtgttggtaagctttcgctttgtccaagttcatctttactagtgacgaaagtcatgttaagtttcaattacttgaaaatggctttgacgaaaaatggtttatgaataacaactatacaacgtcctctaagaatgtttcaatgattgaaatgggagtttagaatatataaccattgttggatataaacattgtgtgataactcatacatgtataagtccttattccttgaaccaaagtatgcgtactttgctgatcaggaaaaccagaactaaagtccgcataccagtacgcgcaccatcggaagttcacgtcccgtgaaaatctgctggagtttgtgaattgaaaacaaacttattccgggtacttaagtccgcgtacttaagttggttattttctaaaaacggttattcgtgaacttaaacttatataaactaaggaatgcatatttgcaaaccgtggctataaagttcatgaatcgattcgagtgaatcaaatcgtttttgcttcgattgtgtcttgtatacttctataagatctaagcaattgaacaactctctaactagttcatttgggtcatttgaactagttatggtaaagaagaatatggttgatatgaaagtgctcatatggctaaccatttggttaactattgttgaaccaactaaatgtacatgtttgggtacggttacacaaaccaaaaaacgtgcatttcatttatgtgtaacaagcaaagtttcgatctaacggttaaaagatattagttgaatctaatcaggttttcatctaacagtgaatattgaatgcttttgtaccaaggtaacttagattgcaaatcctaaTTTGAAAGGAtaaataaaggagaactttatcaactgggaaacctaatccccacacctcctgtgtgatactggttgtataagctagagtcaatctcctttaaccttaggtttctaccgagaccttgtaggttaacgacttgaagacttcgttgggattgtgaaatcagacccaactattttctttgtagttgcgtgatctgatcttgttgtttctatcgtaataagtacaatcgtaagattgacttgagattgatttctccgataggcaagattaaaagaagtcacaaacatcttcgtctcatcgtttgtgattccgcaatatcttctttcgctagtcgattaagattattatgaggtgattgataattctaggctgttcttcgggaatataagttcgggttatcaattggttcctgttcaccttgatttatcaaaatacggaacaaaaactcgtaggtatttctttgggagacagatttatctattactgtagacttttctgtgtgatacagatttgtttattaaagtcttcgactttgggtcgtagcaactcttagttgtgggtgagatcagataagggaatcaagtacgtagtttcctactgggatcatagacgtaaggagcgtaactgtaccttggatcagtgtgagattgattggggttcaactacagtccagaccgaagttagtttgtagtaggctagtgtctgtagcggattaatatagtgtgtgttcaatctggactaggtcacggggtttttctacatttacgGTTTCTGGTGTGATTCTAAGAttgcacacaatacacttgcaagtatacaaggtcaagatttgtaataaaagggtgagtaggggtttgtccacagggagaggagcatataagaagttttcctaggctaataagagtggcaatgcactaagGCAGTGAGCAAAACATGTAAATGatatgaaccaaggcttggaaagtaaagcagcaaagaaacagctaaaagaagcagcaaataaccaaggcttggaagccaagggcagggtgagttcagtgcactgacttcagtgcacagtagctacaaagtgcaagaaaatgaaaggcaagaaaagtaactgaaatacaagcatacaggactgaaaaataaaagtgactgaaaggggattggtgggtaagccaaggcttatgatccaccttgtgtcctaatcaagtggcatgtttctaggttatgatcattcctaagcatacaactagaaatgaaagaacaccaacttgctcactagtctacccctagcattggctgtcttttgacagtacagccaatcacaggctctatgaacattggcatctctcatttgcacaatcaaaacacagcaacaggaagtaactatcctagctcattcacacttgacagtgcacaaggcttcactgagccttggcctgaagctgattagctcatgctaaccatgagtaaaacattcacattcatcatatatataattaaacacaaattgcaacatatcagataactacaaACATAAGCAATTTCAACTGtcactgataagcactgaaatttgaagttcataaaattgtagcaaattctctactggctagtccagagaggtatacagtgtccCCTACACTTCAAAACACCATTTATACCCATACACAtttttggttttccccaattttccccaaaatcagtagaactagggtttggtgaaattgatttacctactgttgatgagatactctcgctccatctcgtcgacccaatcttctcctgcttctctcgttcctctcgagctccaattgatgctttaatcatcattatatccccaatttctcacctagggtttcaggcagagatgagaaattgaggttattagtgatgtaaagagatggtacgtgatgggtttaggtagaatagagttggggagaaatagtggagtgatttggggtgaggtggtggtgatggagacggacatggtggtggtacggggcatggcggttctgcagagggggtgatggaggagatggttcgatggagaaagggaagggtgcgtttgtttgaggtgtaggtgctcggtcgctagggtgtgaggcgagtgtatcgagtttgatgatctgcgacgctgagccgtgggatagggagatgaaagatcaatcggacggtgagatgaagtgaagcttgtagcgaccgctggattttatACAACAAAACGG
This DNA window, taken from Papaver somniferum cultivar HN1 chromosome 3, ASM357369v1, whole genome shotgun sequence, encodes the following:
- the LOC113361623 gene encoding root phototropism protein 3-like isoform X2, with the protein product MFNQDTQPNKMFYQDAQPRRKVNQCVSFPSNQQDATGRTSLERRKNRWFIQTNVTSDLIINVEENIFHLHKVPMVSKSVYINKLVFEGRNDGGRNSVLSINIENLPDFEQGNLISKTETFFSFIIFSSWKHTIQILKSCETIPSLPKDLKLEKRCTESLAWKASLETKSIYKVENMHNSDTTRCKENMPGGCDSMDTETWWFEDVSVLRVDHFVGLINAVKRKNMRFKLVGSCIEYWALKRLPSMAKHGFGLKEKDVQRVTIRSLIEILPVEENSVSCSFLLHLLKVGLILDIDPELTRQVESRLVLMLEKCCTEDLTVRNYSDNQGIYDVDIVVKVVKAYETHYTSNSTSRIYVVASLVDEYLMSVVAKDDQLSVKTFLSLVEALPKNARVYDDKLYTAMDMYLKSHPTLTEEERSGICKFLQYDKLSKEAKNHAMNNDRLPLKVTIKFLLLEQLNMTSNFVRTKSQAIARRELAKRWEKAQKEIAFMKDEMEKMKIQFNDLKKCGGTLRNKMGLYLESL
- the LOC113361623 gene encoding root phototropism protein 3-like isoform X1 — encoded protein: MFNQDTQPNKMFYQDAQPRRKVNQCVSFPSNQQDATGRTSLERRKNRWFIQTNVTSDLIINVEENIFHLHKVPMVSKSVYINKLVFEGRNDGGRNSVLSINIENLPGGSLMLELIIRFCYGLPINLNVTNVAPLYCAAHILDMNEDFEQGNLISKTETFFSFIIFSSWKHTIQILKSCETIPSLPKDLKLEKRCTESLAWKASLETKSIYKVENMHNSDTTRCKENMPGGCDSMDTETWWFEDVSVLRVDHFVGLINAVKRKNMRFKLVGSCIEYWALKRLPSMAKHGFGLKEKDVQRVTIRSLIEILPVEENSVSCSFLLHLLKVGLILDIDPELTRQVESRLVLMLEKCCTEDLTVRNYSDNQGIYDVDIVVKVVKAYETHYTSNSTSRIYVVASLVDEYLMSVVAKDDQLSVKTFLSLVEALPKNARVYDDKLYTAMDMYLKSHPTLTEEERSGICKFLQYDKLSKEAKNHAMNNDRLPLKVTIKFLLLEQLNMTSNFVRTKSQAIARRELAKRWEKAQKEIAFMKDEMEKMKIQFNDLKKCGGTLRNKMGLYLESL
- the LOC113361623 gene encoding root phototropism protein 3-like isoform X3 — translated: MIRRRFIQTNVTSDLIINVEENIFHLHKVPMVSKSVYINKLVFEGRNDGGRNSVLSINIENLPGGSLMLELIIRFCYGLPINLNVTNVAPLYCAAHILDMNEDFEQGNLISKTETFFSFIIFSSWKHTIQILKSCETIPSLPKDLKLEKRCTESLAWKASLETKSIYKVENMHNSDTTRCKENMPGGCDSMDTETWWFEDVSVLRVDHFVGLINAVKRKNMRFKLVGSCIEYWALKRLPSMAKHGFGLKEKDVQRVTIRSLIEILPVEENSVSCSFLLHLLKVGLILDIDPELTRQVESRLVLMLEKCCTEDLTVRNYSDNQGIYDVDIVVKVVKAYETHYTSNSTSRIYVVASLVDEYLMSVVAKDDQLSVKTFLSLVEALPKNARVYDDKLYTAMDMYLKSHPTLTEEERSGICKFLQYDKLSKEAKNHAMNNDRLPLKVTIKFLLLEQLNMTSNFVRTKSQAIARRELAKRWEKAQKEIAFMKDEMEKMKIQFNDLKKCGGTLRNKMGLYLESL